A stretch of Natator depressus isolate rNatDep1 chromosome 2, rNatDep2.hap1, whole genome shotgun sequence DNA encodes these proteins:
- the FBXO43 gene encoding F-box only protein 43 translates to MSESRSVLSILKRGRLTSPSNNVKYSSFRDSCSTSIFHDHGYSVSLKDPSFDHTDAEHKDELSTRRLSLLHDYSEHSYPNLVIPVLSPIENENNSISLSERKEANVATDFLETPKVSKKDSSLRRRLLLSKTALGGTVGCLERQVNSSDCSRKKTLSCVLSFEERLSKSSSYSPRDNTYKPLATSTLKTEESSPACQKLRLAFSQQRTSTVDDSKCKNNFLSEPECLSPIHHNTSKDTIIDKTPNELSDSSLTSINDESTSLELLRTPTCCMLSETNEDKFLTPVSNLTADFNFDLLDINTPPTHVVSDLELSVPEDSGFNSLGLDKSEDSSSDHEGSFQELLQKQKEVSKLLDAKRKSRKLDRVRRLSTLRERGSQSETEEDYDITLINSEYKLKIARDSASEDSGLVFNEENSGDLVLNLGDLSRTPALQVVREIFLRSKRKRPEQNGLLENTERAEMSVLEYILAGLIGKKMGLEKLDILTELKYRDLKHILAIVLGALTVESLCSIWKVSKNWREIVIQDKNAYLRRKLYIKQLKAEAGGCLLHVEDAATRLNILSRSALRPVQAQAKTAVLQTPPYCNELLTPTGCSSVPQSTSKQEEYLKIAKTLFIDEALKPCPRCQCPAKYQPLKKRGLCSRQACAFDFCILCLCTFHGSKECSSASAKQRNKKDALPGSAQSKRNLKRL, encoded by the exons ATGTCAGAAAGTCGCTCAGTGCTGTCTATTCTTAAAAGAGGCAGGTTGACTTCTCCCAGCAACAATGTGAAATACTCCAGCTTTAGAGACTCTTGTTCCACCTCCATATTTCATGATCATGGATACAGTGTATCATTAAAAGATCCTAGCTTTGATCATACTGATGCAGAACATAAAGATGAACTGAGCACAAGACGTCTATCGTTACTACATGATTATTCTGAACATTCATACCCTAATTTAGTAATTCCAGTGTTGTCTCccattgaaaatgaaaataattctaTCTCCTTATCTGAAAGAAAAGAGGCAAATGTAGCTACAGATTTTTTGGAAACTCCTAAAGTAAGTAAAAAAGACTCATCACTGCGTAGGAGACTGCTTCTGTCTAAAACTGCTTTGGGAGGCACTGTAGGATGCTTGGAAAGGCAAGTCAATTCTTCAGATTGCAGTAGGAAAAAAACATTATCTTGTGTTCTCAGTTTTGAAGAAAGACTTTCAAAGAGTTCTTCGTATTCTCCAAGAGATAATACTTACAAACCTCTAGCTACTAGCACTTTAAAAACTGAAGAGTCTAGTCCTGCTTGCCAAAAATTGAGGCTTGCCTTTTCACAGCAAAGGACTTCTACAGTAGATGATTCCAAATGTAAAAACAACTTCTTGTCAGAACCTGAATGTTTATCTCCAATTCACCATAATACTTCTAAGGACACTATTATTGACAAGACTCCTAATGAGCTTAGTGATAGTTCCCTCACAAGCATTAATGATGAAAGCACCTCTCTGGAATTGCTTAGAACCCCTACATGTTGTATGTTGTCTGAGACGAATGAGGATAAATTTCTGACTCCAGTCAGCAACCTAACAGCAGATTTTAACTTCGATTTACTTGACATAAATACTCCCCCTACTCATGTGGTAAGTGACTTGGAGCTTTCAGTGCCTGAAGACAGTGGGTTTAATTCCCTTGGCTTAGATAAATCAGAAGATTCCTCTTCAGATCATGAGGGATCTTTCCAAGAACTCCTTCAAAAACAGAAGGAAGTTTCCAAACTTCTGGATGCTAAAAGAAAGTCAAGAAAACTAGACCGAGTGAGGAGGTTATCCACCCTTCGGGAACGGGGTTCGCAGTCTGAGACAGAGGAAGACTATGATATTACGCTAATTAATTcagaatataaattaaaaatagcaaGAGACTCTGCCAGTGAAGACAGTGGATTGGTTTTTAATGAGGAGAATAGTGGAGATTTGGTTCTAAATCTTGGAGATTTATCAAGAACACCTGCTTTACAAGTAGTCCGTGAAATCTTCTTGCGAAGCAAAAGAAAAAGACCAGAGCAAAATGGACTCTTGGAGAACACTGAGAGAGCTGAAATGTCTGTATTAGAATATATTCTTGCTGGACTCATAGGCAAGAAAATGGGCCTTGAAAAATTAGATATTTTAACAGAATTAAAATACAGAGATTTAAAGCATATTCTTGCTATAGTTCTAGGTGCTTTGACTGTGGAAAGCCTATGCAG TATTTGGAAAGTAAGCAAGAACTGGCGTGAAATTGTTATACAAGACAAAAATGCATATCTCAGGAGAAAGCTGTACATCAAACAGCTGAAGGCGGAAGCTGGG GGATGTCTCTTGCATGTTGAAGATGCTGCCACAAGACTTAATATTCTAAGTAGATCTGCTCTAAGACCTGTTCAagctcaagctaaaactgctgtGTTACAAACACCACCGTATTGCAATGAGCTTTTAACACCTACAGGATGCAGTTCTGTTCCCCAGTCAACTAGTAAACAGGAAGAGTACCTTAAG ATTGCCAAAACCCTTTTTATTGATGAAGCTTTAAAACCTTGTCCAAGATGTCAGTGCCCAGCTAAGTATCAGCCCTTAAAGAAAAGGGGACTATGTAGCCGACAAGCCTGTGCGTTTGActtttgtattttgtgtttgtgcaCCTTCCACGGGTCAAAAGAATGCAGTAGTGCATCTGCAAAGCAGCGAAATAAAAAAGATGCTCTTCCGGGAAGTGCCCAAAGCAAGAGAAATTTAAAAAGACTCTAA